The Noviherbaspirillum saxi genome includes a window with the following:
- the lptC gene encoding LPS export ABC transporter periplasmic protein LptC, translated as MNGRRFRLIAILAPLVALALGSFWLFEVMRRASDEVIPTPERKEPDFYVEKFSYVKMTKSGKAQYHFSGTRMTHNPQDDSYDIELPVVKNLRGANGPMTLRAKRATVNSDNSQIHMYENVRMDRPATADSEAMRLLSDYLLVLPDDDVVKSDKPVEIHLGQSVLTGTGMFANNATRELRLAGNVHGTYQAPQR; from the coding sequence ATGAATGGCCGTCGCTTCCGACTGATTGCCATCCTGGCGCCGTTGGTTGCATTGGCGCTGGGAAGTTTCTGGCTATTTGAAGTGATGCGACGCGCCAGCGATGAAGTAATTCCCACACCGGAACGCAAAGAACCCGATTTTTACGTGGAAAAATTCAGCTACGTGAAAATGACAAAAAGCGGCAAGGCACAATACCATTTTTCCGGAACAAGAATGACGCACAATCCGCAGGACGATTCTTACGATATCGAACTGCCTGTGGTCAAGAACCTCCGCGGGGCGAACGGTCCGATGACGCTGCGCGCCAAGCGTGCGACAGTCAACAGCGACAATAGTCAGATTCATATGTACGAGAACGTGCGCATGGACCGGCCGGCCACTGCCGACAGCGAGGCGATGCGGCTTTTGTCCGATTACCTGTTGGTGCTGCCGGACGACGACGTCGTCAAGAGTGACAAGCCGGTAGAGATTCACCTCGGTCAGTCGGTACTTACCGGCACCGGCATGTTTGCAAACAACGCGACGCGTGAACTTCGCCTGGCGGGCAATGTTCATGGCACTTATCAAGCTCCTCAGCGCTAA
- the lptA gene encoding lipopolysaccharide transport periplasmic protein LptA, whose translation MKRFFWMLLLLGATATGSVQAEKADSEKPTNVEADQMAYDDVKQINTFTGNVVLTRGTLVMRAHKLVVSQDPAGYQYATLTAAPGGLATFRQKRDAGPDQWVEGQAERIEYNGKTEMVKLFSKAKMRRLEGKKPTDEVEGEFISYDSRAEFFTVNNTPSGETKPGGGRIKAIIQPRNDAKDK comes from the coding sequence ATGAAACGTTTTTTTTGGATGCTGTTGCTGCTGGGTGCGACTGCCACAGGCAGCGTACAAGCGGAAAAAGCGGATTCCGAGAAGCCGACCAACGTTGAGGCCGATCAAATGGCCTATGACGACGTCAAGCAGATCAATACCTTTACGGGCAATGTCGTGCTGACCCGTGGCACCTTGGTCATGCGTGCGCACAAGCTGGTCGTATCGCAGGACCCGGCCGGATATCAGTATGCGACGCTGACCGCGGCGCCTGGCGGCCTGGCGACATTCCGGCAGAAGCGCGATGCCGGGCCCGATCAATGGGTAGAAGGGCAGGCTGAGCGTATCGAATACAACGGCAAGACGGAAATGGTGAAGCTGTTTTCAAAAGCGAAGATGCGGCGACTGGAAGGAAAGAAGCCAACCGATGAAGTCGAAGGCGAGTTCATTTCCTACGACAGCCGCGCCGAGTTCTTCACGGTCAACAATACACCATCGGGCGAAACCAAGCCTGGCGGCGGGCGTATCAAGGCGATCATACAGCCGCGCAATGACGCAAAGGACAAGTAG
- the lptB gene encoding LPS export ABC transporter ATP-binding protein codes for MASTLVVRGLQKSYGTRQVVHDVSLQVESGEVVGLLGPNGAGKTTSFYMIVGLVPSDSGEIDLDGVAISRMPIHRRATLGLSYLPQEASVFRKLTVEDNIRAVLELQRVNDKPLPKAEIDKRLGRLLAELQIERLRENQALSLSGGERRRVEIARALATNPRFVLLDEPFAGVDPIAVIEIQRIVRFLKERGIGVLITDHNVRETLGICDRAYIINQGSVLASGRPDDIIANESVRRVYLGEHFRM; via the coding sequence ATGGCAAGCACATTGGTCGTTCGCGGCTTGCAAAAGAGTTACGGCACTCGACAGGTTGTGCACGACGTGTCGCTGCAGGTGGAAAGTGGTGAAGTGGTCGGATTGCTGGGCCCGAACGGGGCCGGCAAGACCACGTCGTTTTACATGATCGTCGGCTTGGTGCCATCGGATTCCGGCGAGATCGACCTCGACGGCGTCGCGATATCGCGCATGCCGATTCATCGTCGTGCGACACTTGGATTGTCTTACCTGCCGCAGGAAGCGTCAGTATTTCGCAAGCTGACGGTGGAAGACAATATCCGCGCAGTACTGGAATTACAGCGGGTCAATGACAAGCCGCTGCCTAAAGCGGAAATCGACAAGCGCCTCGGAAGATTGCTGGCCGAGCTGCAGATCGAACGGCTGCGCGAAAACCAGGCGCTGTCGCTATCCGGCGGCGAACGGCGCCGGGTCGAGATCGCGCGTGCATTGGCGACCAATCCGCGCTTCGTGCTGCTGGATGAACCATTTGCCGGCGTCGACCCGATCGCGGTGATTGAAATCCAGCGCATCGTGCGCTTTCTCAAGGAGCGCGGTATCGGTGTGCTGATCACCGACCATAACGTGCGCGAAACGCTGGGCATTTGCGATCGCGCCTATATCATTAACCAGGGGTCGGTATTGGCAAGCGGCCGACCTGACGACATTATTGCCAATGAATCCGTGCGCCGGGTCTATCTCGGCGAGCACTTCCGGATGTAA
- a CDS encoding KdsC family phosphatase: MQDDTVTRAARVRLMIFDVDGILTDGSLYYGADGELIKTFNVLDGHGIKLLQQSGVATAIISARKSALVARRAADLGIQHLFQGVHDKRAAFEQLLAQTGHAKEACGFIGDDVIDLPILLRVGFAASVPNAHPEVQSRVHFVTRAQGGHGAARELCDFILRAQGNYEAALAPYLA; the protein is encoded by the coding sequence ATGCAAGATGACACAGTGACACGTGCGGCGCGCGTCCGCCTGATGATATTCGATGTCGACGGCATCTTGACCGATGGCAGCCTGTACTATGGCGCCGATGGTGAATTGATCAAGACTTTCAATGTGCTCGATGGTCATGGCATCAAGCTGCTGCAACAGTCGGGCGTTGCAACCGCGATCATCAGTGCGCGCAAATCGGCACTGGTGGCGCGACGCGCCGCCGACCTCGGCATTCAGCATCTGTTCCAGGGGGTGCACGACAAGCGCGCGGCATTCGAGCAACTGCTCGCGCAAACTGGCCATGCCAAGGAAGCATGCGGCTTCATCGGCGACGACGTCATCGATCTTCCCATCCTGCTGCGCGTCGGTTTTGCCGCGAGCGTACCGAATGCCCATCCCGAAGTACAGTCGCGCGTGCATTTCGTGACGCGCGCGCAAGGCGGACACGGTGCCGCGCGGGAACTATGTGATTTCATCCTGCGCGCGCAGGGAAATTACGAGGCGGCGCTGGCGCCGTATCTGGCATGA
- a CDS encoding RNA polymerase factor sigma-54, which yields MKQTLQLRVSQHLALTPQLQQSIRLLQLSTLELHQELEQILSDNPMLERVDDPLDHSVRLLADGAINTPPASNTSEAPVQESSSTTREEGEGNFEGGEGGENATASDNDWSFDDVARTSKAPEDDDARPQLEAHETTLREHLLEQMRLTVREPRDRALVELIIDALNDNGYLDEPLEEIHARLPEELDIDIDDLNVALKLLQSFEPAGVGARNASECLSIQIRRFPKVPMVTRRRALDIVEKHLSLFAQRDFNKLKKALDCDDEDLREAQYVIKQCNPHPGALYASDASDYVVPDVIVKKTKNGWQVMLNHDVMPRLRVNALYANILKQSKGEGSLSSQLQEAKWLIKNMRQRFDTILRVAQAIVDRQRNFFSHGAVAMRPLVLREIADTLGLHESTISRVTTQKYMLTPHGMFELKYFFGSHVATEAGGEASSTAIRALIKQLIGAEDPKNPFSDSKIADMLGEQGMVVARRTVAKYREALKIPPVNLRKSL from the coding sequence ATGAAACAGACACTCCAACTTCGCGTATCGCAACATCTCGCGCTGACCCCGCAACTGCAACAGTCTATCCGTCTGCTGCAGTTGTCGACGCTCGAGCTGCATCAGGAGCTGGAACAGATCCTTTCCGACAATCCCATGCTGGAACGCGTCGACGATCCGCTCGATCATTCAGTGCGATTGCTGGCAGATGGTGCGATCAACACGCCGCCGGCCAGCAACACTTCTGAAGCGCCGGTCCAGGAATCGTCTTCGACCACGCGCGAAGAAGGAGAAGGTAATTTTGAGGGCGGCGAAGGCGGCGAGAATGCGACAGCCTCCGACAACGACTGGAGTTTCGACGATGTCGCCCGCACCTCAAAAGCGCCGGAAGACGACGATGCGCGTCCTCAGCTCGAAGCGCATGAAACCACGCTGCGCGAACACCTGCTCGAGCAGATGCGGCTGACGGTGCGCGAACCACGCGATCGCGCACTGGTGGAATTGATCATCGATGCGCTCAATGACAACGGCTATCTGGATGAACCGCTGGAAGAAATTCATGCGCGTCTTCCGGAAGAGCTCGACATCGACATCGACGACCTCAATGTCGCGCTAAAACTATTGCAAAGTTTCGAGCCGGCCGGTGTCGGCGCGCGCAATGCGTCCGAGTGCCTGTCGATTCAAATCCGCCGCTTTCCGAAAGTACCGATGGTGACGCGGCGGCGTGCGCTCGATATCGTGGAAAAGCATCTGTCGTTGTTCGCCCAGCGCGATTTCAATAAGCTGAAAAAAGCGCTCGATTGCGACGATGAAGATCTGCGCGAAGCACAATACGTAATCAAGCAATGCAATCCGCACCCAGGTGCGCTATATGCGTCCGATGCATCAGATTATGTTGTGCCGGACGTGATTGTGAAAAAAACCAAGAACGGCTGGCAAGTCATGCTCAATCACGATGTCATGCCCCGACTGCGCGTCAATGCGCTCTATGCGAATATCCTCAAGCAGAGCAAAGGTGAGGGATCACTCTCTTCACAATTGCAGGAAGCGAAATGGCTGATCAAGAACATGCGTCAGCGTTTCGATACCATCCTGCGTGTTGCACAGGCAATTGTCGATCGGCAGAGGAATTTTTTCTCGCACGGGGCAGTTGCAATGCGCCCCCTTGTCTTGCGTGAAATTGCTGATACACTTGGTTTACACGAGAGCACTATCTCTCGGGTAACAACTCAAAAATACATGCTCACTCCCCATGGCATGTTCGAGTTGAAGTATTTCTTCGGTAGCCACGTCGCCACGGAAGCAGGGGGAGAAGCTTCATCGACGGCGATACGGGCCCTGATCAAACAATTGATAGGAGCAGAAGACCCCAAGAATCCTTTTTCAGATAGCAAAATAGCGGATATGTTGGGGGAACAGGGCAT